One Rhodothermales bacterium genomic window carries:
- a CDS encoding PIG-L family deacetylase: MKRNLMCLVALIALVAAQPGYAQDEEGRLRIIAFGAHPDDCEIKASGVARMWAAQGHKVKFVSVTNGDIGHFEMAGGPLARRREAEIQDCARLLGIETEMLDNHDGELMPTLENRKAIARLIREWQADIVLSPRPNDYHPDHRYTAILVQDASFMVTVPNFTPTTPRVTRNPVFLYYADRFQKPNPFEPTIVVGIDAHSGPKYACMAALRSQFSEWNAWLDGYDVEVPVDEAGRVAYITRKFQERDAWVADTYRDLLVAYYGAERGQAFDYAEAFEMSEYGSQPTREELKKLFPFFGE, from the coding sequence ATGAAACGCAATCTCATGTGCCTTGTCGCCCTCATCGCGCTGGTGGCGGCGCAACCCGGCTATGCCCAGGACGAAGAGGGGCGTCTGCGCATCATCGCCTTCGGCGCGCATCCGGATGACTGCGAGATCAAGGCATCCGGCGTTGCGAGGATGTGGGCCGCGCAGGGCCACAAGGTCAAGTTCGTCTCGGTGACGAACGGGGACATCGGTCATTTCGAGATGGCCGGCGGACCGTTGGCGCGCCGGCGGGAGGCCGAGATCCAGGATTGCGCCCGGCTGCTCGGCATCGAGACCGAAATGCTGGACAACCACGATGGCGAGTTGATGCCGACGCTCGAGAACCGAAAGGCCATCGCGCGGCTCATCCGGGAATGGCAGGCGGACATCGTGCTCTCCCCGCGGCCGAACGATTACCACCCGGATCACCGCTACACGGCCATCCTCGTGCAGGACGCCTCGTTCATGGTAACGGTCCCGAATTTCACCCCGACGACGCCGCGGGTCACCAGGAATCCTGTTTTCCTCTACTACGCCGACCGGTTCCAGAAGCCCAATCCGTTCGAGCCGACCATCGTGGTAGGCATCGATGCGCACAGCGGGCCCAAATATGCCTGCATGGCGGCGCTGCGCTCGCAGTTCTCGGAATGGAACGCCTGGCTGGACGGATACGACGTGGAGGTGCCTGTCGACGAAGCCGGCCGGGTGGCCTACATCACCCGCAAATTCCAGGAGCGGGATGCCTGGGTGGCCGATACGTACCGCGACCTGCTGGTGGCGTATTACGGCGCCGAGCGCGGCCAAGCGTTCGACTATGCGGAAGCCTTCGAAATGTCGGAATACGGCAGCCAGCCGACACGCGAAGAGCTGAAGAAGCTCTTTCCGTTTTTTGGCGAGTAG
- a CDS encoding Sb-PDE family phosphodiesterase — protein MRSLRFFLLLTVLATPATAQHGRLLVFPDVPGYVTLKCDFHQHTVFSDGSVWPNIRVQEALRDGLDAISLTEHLEYQPHGEDIPHRDRNRSLAIAKDAAGNSNLMLVHGSEITRDMPPGHTNAIFINDANKLLNDDPLTVFREANSQGAFVFWNHPNWTAQRPDGVARLTDLHRQFLREGLLHGIEVVNEHTYSDEALQIALDHDLTIMGTSDIHGLIDWDYNVPHGHRPITLVLARERSQEAIKEALFDHRTVVFFKDMLIGRESHLTPLVAASLRFTSKGYDEDESVLEIEIENVSSSPFVLLNASPYSFHEHTDLVLVEPQNTTTLYVKTLQQVDRVELAFDVMNAVTAPNTHPRVTWTTEVR, from the coding sequence ATGAGATCCCTACGCTTTTTTCTGCTGCTGACCGTCCTGGCCACGCCGGCGACGGCGCAGCACGGTCGCCTGCTCGTGTTTCCGGATGTGCCCGGATACGTGACCCTGAAATGCGATTTCCACCAGCACACCGTCTTCTCCGACGGCAGCGTCTGGCCGAACATCCGGGTCCAGGAGGCGCTTCGCGATGGCCTCGACGCCATCTCGCTCACCGAGCACCTCGAGTACCAGCCCCACGGCGAGGATATCCCGCATCGGGACCGCAATCGCTCGCTGGCCATCGCGAAGGATGCAGCGGGAAACAGCAACCTGATGCTCGTGCACGGCTCGGAAATCACGCGCGACATGCCGCCAGGACACACCAATGCCATCTTCATCAACGACGCCAACAAACTCCTGAACGACGATCCGCTCACCGTCTTCCGGGAAGCCAACAGCCAGGGCGCGTTTGTGTTCTGGAATCATCCCAACTGGACGGCCCAGCGTCCGGATGGCGTGGCGCGGTTGACCGATCTGCACCGACAGTTCCTGCGCGAGGGCCTGCTCCACGGCATAGAAGTGGTCAACGAGCACACCTACTCCGACGAGGCGCTGCAAATTGCCCTGGATCATGACCTGACCATCATGGGCACCTCGGACATCCACGGCCTGATCGACTGGGATTACAATGTGCCGCACGGCCATCGCCCGATCACGCTCGTTCTGGCGCGCGAACGCAGCCAGGAGGCCATCAAGGAAGCGTTATTCGATCATCGCACGGTAGTTTTCTTCAAGGATATGCTCATCGGGCGCGAGTCGCATCTGACGCCGCTGGTGGCCGCGTCGCTGCGGTTCACGAGCAAAGGGTACGACGAGGACGAGTCGGTGCTGGAGATCGAGATCGAAAACGTGAGCAGCAGCCCGTTCGTATTGCTCAACGCGAGTCCGTACAGCTTCCACGAGCACACCGACCTCGTGCTGGTGGAGCCCCAGAATACGACAACGCTGTATGTGAAGACGCTCCAGCAGGTGGATCGCGTCGAGCTGGCGTTTGACGTGATGAACGCCGTGACGGCCCCCAATACGCACCCTCGGGTGACCTGGACGACGGAGGTACGCTAA
- a CDS encoding Gfo/Idh/MocA family oxidoreductase, translated as MKKNTINRRTFVGQSTAAAFGAIVLPRHVLGGRGFIAPSDTLNVAAIGAGGMGASNMNNLVSQNIVAICDVDDKSVENAFFNNEGKLREERKDLKAAYEKAKRYKDFREMLDKQKDIEGVVIATPDHVHAAAAVMAMKMGKHVYVQKPLTYTVHEARVLRQVAKETGVVTQMGNQGHSHDDGRRMLEWVWAGAIGTVSEVHVWTNRPIWPQGMPRPEKGESVPKTMAWDLFLGPAPAVPYHSSYAPFLWRGWTDWGTGALGDMGAHLIDHAYWALDLDAPTSIEAAGSPFGGKDKASYPLATVVHYEFARGGRTPVKMTWYDGGLLPRRPPEMPAEAEVNPAGGTMLIGDKGVIVYDTYGHNPRLFPQHLEQEYANVPQTLPRIPDSHEINWAKACMGTAEASCPFDYAGPLTETMLLGVVALKAGYGRKLFWDAGNGKFLNAPDADQHLHREYRKGWEL; from the coding sequence ATGAAGAAGAATACCATCAATCGACGCACCTTTGTGGGGCAGAGTACCGCGGCGGCTTTCGGCGCCATCGTGCTGCCCCGGCACGTACTGGGCGGACGCGGTTTTATCGCGCCCTCCGACACCCTGAACGTGGCCGCAATCGGAGCCGGCGGCATGGGTGCATCCAACATGAACAATCTCGTCAGCCAGAACATCGTCGCGATCTGCGATGTGGATGACAAGAGCGTGGAAAATGCCTTCTTCAACAACGAAGGCAAGCTGCGCGAGGAGCGGAAAGATCTCAAGGCCGCCTACGAGAAGGCGAAGCGGTACAAGGACTTCCGCGAGATGCTCGACAAACAGAAGGATATCGAAGGCGTGGTGATCGCCACGCCGGACCACGTGCATGCGGCGGCGGCCGTCATGGCCATGAAGATGGGCAAACACGTGTACGTCCAGAAACCCCTCACCTACACCGTCCACGAAGCGCGTGTGCTTCGCCAGGTGGCGAAGGAAACCGGCGTCGTCACCCAGATGGGCAACCAGGGCCACTCGCACGACGACGGCCGCCGGATGCTCGAATGGGTCTGGGCCGGCGCGATCGGCACCGTCAGCGAGGTGCACGTATGGACGAACCGCCCGATCTGGCCCCAGGGCATGCCTCGCCCCGAAAAAGGGGAGAGCGTGCCGAAAACGATGGCGTGGGACCTCTTCCTCGGCCCCGCGCCGGCGGTGCCTTACCATAGCTCGTACGCGCCGTTCCTGTGGCGCGGCTGGACCGACTGGGGCACCGGCGCGCTCGGCGACATGGGCGCGCACCTGATCGACCACGCCTACTGGGCGCTCGACCTCGACGCGCCGACGTCGATCGAGGCGGCCGGCTCGCCGTTTGGCGGCAAGGACAAGGCCTCGTATCCGCTGGCGACGGTCGTCCACTACGAATTCGCCCGCGGCGGTCGCACCCCGGTGAAGATGACCTGGTACGATGGGGGCCTGCTGCCGCGGCGTCCTCCGGAAATGCCGGCCGAAGCGGAAGTCAACCCCGCCGGCGGCACCATGCTGATCGGCGACAAGGGCGTGATCGTGTACGATACCTACGGCCACAACCCCCGCCTCTTCCCCCAGCACCTCGAACAGGAGTACGCGAACGTGCCGCAAACGCTGCCGCGCATTCCCGACAGCCATGAAATCAACTGGGCGAAGGCCTGTATGGGGACGGCCGAAGCGTCGTGCCCGTTCGACTACGCCGGCCCGTTGACCGAGACCATGCTGCTGGGCGTCGTCGCCCTCAAGGCAGGTTATGGCCGCAAGTTGTTCTGGGACGCCGGAAACGGCAAATTCCTCAACGCGCCGGATGCCGACCAGCATCTGCATCGCGAATACCGGAAGGGCTGGGAGCTCTAG
- a CDS encoding SDR family oxidoreductase — MIISGFEGRVALVTGAASGIGEATARLFARRGASGLVLTDRQEERGRRVAEELQLGGCATHFVPADLESVADCARITDEAFRRFEGIHVLVNAAGLSSRGSLYDTTPALWDRLMAINVRAPFLLTQACVKHMIERGIEGSIVNISSVVSTGGLPTLCPYATSKGALSIFTKNAAYAAVRHRIRINALLLGWADTPVEDVIQRDVDRRGPSWRADAEARLPFGRLIQPEEAARAIAWMASEESGMMTGALVHFDQSIPGAGGVNWPAAGEPGTAP, encoded by the coding sequence ATGATAATCTCCGGTTTTGAAGGCAGGGTCGCGCTCGTGACGGGCGCGGCCAGCGGCATCGGCGAGGCGACGGCCCGCCTGTTCGCCCGGCGCGGAGCGTCGGGGCTGGTCCTCACGGATCGGCAGGAGGAGCGTGGGCGACGCGTGGCCGAAGAACTCCAGCTGGGGGGCTGCGCGACGCATTTCGTGCCGGCGGACCTCGAGTCGGTCGCGGATTGCGCCCGCATCACGGACGAGGCGTTTCGGCGGTTCGAGGGGATCCACGTGCTCGTCAACGCCGCCGGCCTCTCGTCGCGCGGCAGCCTCTACGACACCACGCCCGCCCTGTGGGACCGCCTCATGGCCATCAACGTGCGTGCGCCCTTTCTGCTGACGCAGGCCTGCGTGAAGCACATGATCGAGCGCGGCATCGAGGGGAGTATCGTCAACATATCGAGCGTGGTGTCGACGGGCGGGCTTCCGACCCTCTGTCCGTATGCGACGTCGAAAGGCGCGCTGTCCATCTTCACGAAAAACGCCGCCTACGCCGCCGTGCGGCATCGCATCCGGATCAATGCGCTGCTGCTGGGATGGGCCGATACGCCGGTGGAGGACGTGATTCAGCGCGACGTAGACCGCCGGGGCCCCAGCTGGCGCGCGGACGCGGAGGCGCGACTGCCGTTCGGCCGGCTCATCCAGCCCGAGGAAGCCGCGCGCGCCATCGCGTGGATGGCGTCGGAGGAATCGGGGATGATGACGGGCGCGCTCGTGCACTTCGATCAGTCGATCCCAGGGGCCGGCGGCGTCAACTGGCCGGCCGCCGGCGAGCCGGGCACCGCGCCCTGA
- a CDS encoding G8 domain-containing protein, with protein MSMRMTGLVRQLLRLSGAIGLLVFLFAQAAHAAAPRFPDDYLRWSDPATWHHLGVAKPAAGDIVTIPAGVNLVLDENPPALAGIFVEGSLYFDDRDLALSADYIIVRGLFQIGTEEAPYLHRGVITLTGDHTDESTNIASCGTKVLCAQGGQLDFHGSVGSPTWTRLADGATAQAGATSITLQEAVSWQPGDEIVIVSTDFDPNQAERRILSGVSADGTVLYFDTPLAYMHWGEIMEYAGRPVDQRAEVMHLSRNILIQGDAASEADGFGGHVMIVSKHHEEMMTHAGHDRDDMWLKMWEDPQYANDPTTMSRIDGVEFYRMGQTGHMARYPVHFHLMGHADGAYLKNNAVHDSFQRCYTIHGTFNVLLEGNVGYNSIGHCYFLENFVERDNTLIRNIGAVMRAFPDKSQELIESDVNPSIFWISYPTNTLIGNVAAGAEGFGFWIDLRDTGGSAHNENASAPMGEVRDNVVHSTVLGSRRGLYGTGDPQIHGGAGFMYEGGVGPIENLNAYKNMVNFWADESSDFELVNATFSDAHFSIWQRRDGSMNSLFVAHTANVGTPKTEDEKLVGRTIPPYMNDKQRLISAIMGFYSKSFSINNTFIGYKSDDLFERGVASVGSMSFDAPIFFEGSTMIDSDPFVPTPAKVERRRRSGSSRARETSRGVVIIDSDGTLTGENGYREVRVGPGIMTDETAGCRQTDTKFDTPVMTCTTRAVRFASFEGNEVTVNGTSYSGDQAEALFLPEGRIYEVKGPVQGKYATREGFRGEYVVLKFTDVPSAPRVRPNSKRDSIEEAPDVASVVTTDRSDTHHRWYYDAGKREFWLRIVTGDKANAYGEANMEDGVRQPFSRHYGVKID; from the coding sequence ATGTCTATGCGGATGACCGGCCTCGTGCGTCAGCTGCTGCGCCTTTCCGGCGCGATCGGTCTGCTCGTTTTTCTATTCGCCCAAGCCGCACACGCGGCCGCACCCCGCTTCCCGGATGACTATCTCCGATGGAGCGACCCGGCCACCTGGCACCACCTGGGTGTCGCAAAGCCGGCCGCCGGCGATATCGTCACCATCCCGGCCGGCGTAAACCTGGTCCTGGACGAAAATCCGCCCGCCCTCGCCGGCATCTTCGTGGAGGGATCGCTCTACTTCGACGACCGCGATCTCGCGCTGTCGGCGGATTATATCATCGTGCGCGGGCTTTTCCAGATCGGAACGGAAGAGGCGCCCTACCTCCATCGCGGCGTGATTACGCTGACAGGCGACCACACCGACGAATCGACGAACATTGCCTCCTGCGGCACAAAGGTCCTCTGCGCCCAGGGCGGCCAGCTCGATTTCCACGGATCCGTCGGCTCCCCGACGTGGACGCGCCTGGCTGACGGCGCCACGGCCCAGGCCGGCGCCACCTCGATCACCCTCCAGGAGGCCGTCAGCTGGCAGCCCGGCGACGAGATCGTGATCGTGAGCACCGACTTCGACCCGAACCAGGCCGAGCGGCGCATCCTGTCGGGCGTCTCCGCGGACGGCACCGTGCTCTACTTCGACACGCCCCTCGCGTACATGCACTGGGGCGAGATCATGGAATACGCCGGCCGCCCCGTCGACCAGCGCGCCGAAGTCATGCATCTGAGCCGCAACATCCTCATCCAGGGCGACGCCGCGTCGGAGGCCGACGGGTTCGGAGGGCACGTCATGATCGTTTCCAAACACCATGAGGAGATGATGACCCATGCCGGCCACGACCGCGACGACATGTGGCTGAAGATGTGGGAGGATCCCCAGTACGCGAACGACCCCACCACGATGAGCCGGATCGACGGCGTCGAGTTCTACCGGATGGGGCAGACGGGCCACATGGCGCGCTACCCGGTCCACTTCCACCTCATGGGGCATGCCGACGGCGCCTACCTCAAGAACAACGCCGTGCACGACAGCTTCCAGCGCTGCTACACCATCCACGGCACGTTCAACGTGCTGCTCGAAGGCAACGTGGGATACAACTCCATCGGGCACTGCTACTTCCTGGAAAACTTTGTCGAACGCGACAACACGCTGATCCGCAACATCGGCGCGGTGATGCGCGCGTTCCCCGACAAGAGCCAGGAGCTGATCGAAAGCGACGTCAATCCGTCGATTTTCTGGATTTCCTACCCGACGAACACGCTCATCGGCAACGTCGCCGCCGGCGCGGAGGGTTTTGGCTTCTGGATCGACCTGCGGGACACGGGCGGCAGCGCGCATAACGAAAACGCGAGCGCCCCGATGGGCGAGGTGCGGGACAACGTGGTGCATTCGACCGTGCTCGGCAGCCGGCGGGGCCTCTACGGCACCGGCGACCCGCAGATCCACGGCGGCGCCGGCTTCATGTACGAGGGCGGCGTCGGCCCGATCGAGAACCTCAACGCCTACAAGAACATGGTCAACTTCTGGGCGGACGAGAGCTCCGATTTCGAACTCGTGAATGCCACGTTCTCCGACGCCCACTTCAGCATCTGGCAGCGCCGGGACGGCAGCATGAATTCGCTGTTCGTGGCGCACACCGCCAACGTGGGCACCCCGAAAACCGAGGACGAGAAACTCGTCGGCCGCACCATCCCCCCGTACATGAACGACAAGCAGCGCCTGATCTCGGCGATCATGGGGTTCTACAGCAAGAGCTTCTCGATCAACAATACCTTCATCGGCTACAAGTCGGACGACCTGTTCGAGCGGGGCGTGGCCAGCGTCGGCTCAATGAGCTTCGACGCGCCGATCTTCTTCGAGGGCTCGACGATGATCGACTCCGACCCGTTCGTGCCCACGCCGGCCAAAGTCGAACGACGGCGTCGAAGCGGCAGCTCCCGCGCCCGCGAAACAAGCCGCGGCGTGGTGATCATCGATTCCGACGGCACGCTGACGGGCGAGAACGGGTACCGGGAAGTCCGCGTCGGCCCGGGCATCATGACGGACGAGACGGCCGGCTGCCGGCAAACCGACACCAAGTTCGATACGCCGGTGATGACGTGCACCACGCGCGCCGTGCGCTTCGCCTCCTTCGAGGGCAACGAAGTGACGGTGAACGGCACCTCCTACTCCGGCGACCAGGCGGAAGCCCTCTTCCTGCCGGAAGGACGCATCTACGAGGTCAAGGGGCCGGTCCAGGGCAAATACGCCACCCGCGAAGGATTCCGGGGCGAGTACGTGGTGCTGAAATTCACCGACGTGCCCTCCGCCCCCCGCGTGCGCCCCAATTCCAAACGCGACAGCATCGAGGAGGCGCCGGACGTGGCGTCGGTCGTCACGACCGACCGGTCAGACACGCATCACCGGTGGTACTATGACGCCGGGAAACGCGAGTTCTGGCTTCGCATCGTGACGGGCGACAAGGCGAACGCCTATGGCGAGGCCAACATGGAAGACGGCGTCCGGCAGCCTTTTTCGCGGCACTACGGCGTGAAGATCGACTGA
- a CDS encoding DUF1501 domain-containing protein, with protein sequence MCDHHPVSAAPARRGSRLEHGAAHAAEHRLWSRRGFLASLGALSAGAFTVGASPLRVFGGSPFSRQLDAIAPNRILVLIQLRGGNDGLNTIVPYNDDRYYTMRPAIAIPREEALALSLTDQLGMHPSLAPLESHFGNGDMAVVQQVGYPDFTLSHFRSTDIWLSASDADRIEGTGWLGRYLQAENPGFDLNPPDNPLAVQIGGSVAQMFKGPTADMGMMLTSTKVLDRLVADGEVYNTSAVPATTYGEEMAFARLVANNSFRYAGAVSEAYDRGSNSITYPDIEGKLASNLATVARLIDGGLGARIYHVSLIGFDTHANQTNQHANLLDMLARSIDVFMQDVANLEGDHEVLAMTYSEFGRRVPQNGSKGTDHGTAAPVLLFGKGLNGGVYGGPPDLANLDSGNMAFETDFRSVYGTILQRWFGINRNQTQEALLGFNYASLDLFSEPLAIGGPGGEQPDGFELGQNYPNPFASATTISFSLREAGPVTVDVYDIQGRVVAALVDRTLPAGEHRVTFDAAGLPSGTYLYRIRTGAGEQTRTMVRMR encoded by the coding sequence ATGTGTGACCATCATCCCGTATCCGCCGCGCCGGCGCGGCGCGGAAGCCGTCTCGAACACGGCGCGGCGCACGCGGCCGAGCATCGTTTGTGGTCCCGCCGTGGATTTCTGGCCAGCCTCGGCGCCCTGTCGGCCGGCGCCTTCACGGTGGGGGCGTCGCCCCTGCGCGTCTTCGGCGGCTCACCCTTTTCCCGTCAGCTGGACGCCATCGCACCCAACCGCATCCTCGTGCTCATCCAGCTGCGCGGGGGTAATGACGGACTGAACACCATCGTCCCCTACAATGACGACCGGTATTATACGATGCGGCCGGCCATCGCCATCCCGCGGGAGGAGGCGCTGGCGCTGAGTCTGACGGACCAGCTCGGCATGCATCCGTCGCTCGCGCCGCTGGAGTCCCATTTCGGGAACGGGGACATGGCGGTGGTGCAACAGGTCGGCTATCCCGACTTCACGCTCTCCCATTTTCGATCGACCGACATCTGGCTCAGCGCGAGCGACGCTGACCGGATCGAAGGCACCGGATGGCTCGGGCGTTACCTCCAGGCGGAAAATCCGGGCTTCGACCTGAATCCGCCCGACAATCCGCTCGCGGTGCAGATCGGCGGGTCGGTGGCCCAGATGTTCAAGGGGCCGACGGCGGACATGGGAATGATGCTGACCAGCACCAAGGTGCTGGACCGGCTCGTGGCGGACGGGGAGGTGTACAACACCTCGGCGGTGCCGGCGACGACCTACGGCGAAGAAATGGCGTTTGCCCGGCTCGTGGCGAACAACTCGTTTCGCTACGCCGGCGCGGTGAGCGAGGCGTACGACCGGGGCAGCAACAGCATAACCTACCCCGACATCGAAGGCAAACTCGCGTCCAACCTGGCGACCGTGGCGCGGCTGATCGACGGCGGGCTCGGCGCCCGGATCTATCACGTGTCGCTCATCGGGTTCGATACCCACGCCAACCAGACCAACCAGCACGCGAATCTGCTGGACATGCTCGCGCGCAGCATCGACGTGTTTATGCAGGATGTCGCCAACCTTGAGGGCGATCACGAGGTGCTCGCGATGACGTATTCCGAATTTGGCCGACGCGTGCCGCAGAACGGTTCGAAGGGCACCGACCATGGCACCGCAGCGCCCGTGTTGCTGTTCGGGAAGGGGCTGAACGGTGGCGTCTACGGCGGTCCGCCCGACCTGGCGAACCTGGACAGCGGCAACATGGCCTTCGAGACCGACTTCCGCAGCGTCTACGGCACCATCCTGCAGCGCTGGTTCGGGATCAATCGGAACCAGACCCAGGAGGCGTTGCTCGGCTTCAACTATGCGTCCCTCGACCTCTTCAGCGAGCCGCTGGCGATCGGCGGCCCCGGGGGGGAGCAGCCGGATGGATTCGAACTGGGGCAGAACTACCCCAATCCCTTTGCTTCCGCGACGACGATCTCGTTTTCATTGCGCGAGGCGGGGCCTGTCACGGTGGACGTCTACGATATCCAGGGACGCGTGGTGGCGGCCCTGGTCGACCGAACGCTGCCGGCCGGCGAACATCGCGTGACGTTCGATGCGGCCGGCCTGCCGAGCGGCACCTACCTCTACCGCATCCGCACCGGCGCCGGCGAACAGACGCGGACGATGGTGCGCATGCGTTGA
- a CDS encoding DUF1800 domain-containing protein gives MTALAAAGAGVAGPSRSQATHAAGLDPYTRTLDRRRLAHLLRRTTMGAHPSDVAIHVGKSAEQVVDTLLADATDPARLPLPPKPNWADIPMPDRKTSSSEAVKQFNQDNRDWLLAFRSDWMGWFHKGGLREKMTLFWHNHFVAGAEVYTLAAMAYRYVSLLREHALGGFKTMVAGIGKTPAMLVYLNGDKNVKDAPNENYARELLELFTMGPVDAQGQSNYSQTDVQQLARALTGWTVNYETHTAVFDVAEFDDGVKTILGRSGAYGYNDVVDLLFEERGDQIAWFVCAELYREFVHETLDPAVVAAMAELFKNSQFEIEPVVRALLTSAHFYETRFIGARIKSPIELIAGFMRDLGYAPPADMLRTFYEAAGELDQDLLDPPDVSGWPGYHTWLSTNSLPVRWSTTDDLLFAGRSGQPLDLVGWARSFAAPSDPFALAVAIAEHLLAVPLDELDLEESDEPFDGDLIGHPIPEGILTGPPVHVRALAKTFLNGVPWYEWALEESGSNAVLLNYVQLIAQFPEFNLA, from the coding sequence ATGACAGCCCTCGCTGCCGCCGGCGCCGGCGTGGCCGGCCCATCCCGGTCACAGGCGACGCATGCCGCTGGACTCGACCCCTACACCCGGACGCTCGACCGCCGCCGGCTCGCTCATCTGCTGCGCCGCACCACTATGGGGGCGCACCCTTCCGACGTGGCGATCCATGTCGGCAAGTCGGCCGAACAAGTCGTCGATACCCTGCTCGCCGACGCGACCGACCCCGCGCGACTGCCGTTGCCGCCGAAGCCGAACTGGGCCGACATCCCGATGCCCGACCGCAAGACGTCCTCCTCGGAAGCCGTCAAACAGTTCAATCAGGATAACCGGGACTGGTTGCTGGCCTTCCGGTCCGACTGGATGGGGTGGTTCCACAAAGGCGGGCTCCGCGAGAAGATGACGCTCTTCTGGCACAACCATTTTGTCGCCGGCGCCGAGGTGTACACCCTGGCGGCGATGGCCTACCGCTACGTGAGTCTCCTGCGCGAGCACGCGCTCGGGGGGTTCAAAACCATGGTCGCCGGCATCGGGAAGACGCCGGCGATGCTCGTGTACCTGAACGGCGATAAAAACGTCAAGGACGCGCCCAACGAGAACTACGCGCGCGAGTTGCTCGAGCTGTTTACCATGGGCCCGGTGGATGCGCAGGGCCAGTCCAACTACAGCCAGACCGATGTGCAGCAGCTGGCCCGGGCGCTGACCGGCTGGACCGTGAACTACGAAACCCATACGGCGGTGTTCGATGTCGCGGAGTTCGACGATGGGGTCAAGACCATTCTCGGACGCAGCGGCGCCTATGGTTACAACGATGTCGTCGACCTGCTGTTCGAGGAGCGCGGCGATCAGATCGCCTGGTTTGTGTGCGCCGAGCTGTACCGGGAGTTCGTTCACGAAACCCTCGATCCGGCGGTGGTCGCTGCGATGGCGGAGCTCTTCAAAAACAGCCAGTTCGAGATCGAGCCCGTCGTTCGCGCGCTGCTGACGAGCGCACACTTTTACGAGACCCGCTTCATCGGCGCGCGCATCAAGAGCCCGATCGAACTGATCGCCGGCTTCATGCGCGACCTGGGCTACGCCCCGCCGGCGGACATGCTGCGCACCTTCTACGAGGCCGCCGGCGAACTGGACCAGGACCTGCTCGATCCCCCCGACGTGTCGGGATGGCCCGGCTACCACACGTGGCTCTCGACAAACAGCCTGCCCGTGCGCTGGAGCACCACGGACGATCTCCTGTTCGCCGGCCGCAGCGGGCAGCCGCTGGACCTCGTCGGGTGGGCTCGCTCATTTGCCGCGCCGTCCGACCCCTTCGCGCTCGCCGTCGCCATTGCCGAGCACCTGCTGGCCGTCCCGCTCGATGAACTCGATCTCGAGGAATCGGACGAGCCCTTCGACGGCGACCTCATCGGGCATCCGATACCCGAGGGCATCCTGACCGGGCCGCCGGTCCATGTCCGCGCGCTGGCCAAGACCTTTCTCAATGGCGTGCCCTGGTACGAATGGGCGCTCGAAGAGTCGGGCTCGAACGCCGTTCTGCTCAATTACGTGCAGCTTATCGCGCAATTTCCTGAATTTAATCTTGCCTGA
- a CDS encoding DsbA family protein yields MKSFSILFFASLLWLAPAAGQTADNSEARKARLHANLLFLFPQLEEYQVTIGQFEPSVVTGMEEGSFVINGQQVQRFLTDPQDETLYMIAGGPFNAGLSSGQIVEMKSAREREASAEARDTHEKLLAAVAGMPIKGPVNAPVTIVEFSDFQCPYCAAAVDTLRKVVARYPNDVRIVYAQFPLESIHPWARIASVAALCAAEQSEDAFWTLHDSYFAGQKGLTKENVLEQSRAKLTRTGIDLDAWSTCAGDPTSEGYLRANTAIDQSIAIGSQFGVGSTPSFFVNGYAINGAKSSALFMELIERAKKEASE; encoded by the coding sequence ATGAAATCATTTTCGATCCTGTTTTTTGCGTCCTTGTTGTGGCTCGCGCCGGCAGCCGGCCAGACGGCCGACAACTCCGAGGCGCGCAAGGCCCGGCTCCACGCCAACCTCCTCTTCCTCTTTCCCCAGCTCGAAGAATACCAGGTCACGATCGGCCAGTTCGAGCCTTCCGTCGTCACGGGGATGGAAGAAGGCTCCTTTGTGATCAACGGACAGCAGGTGCAGCGATTCCTCACGGATCCCCAGGATGAAACGCTGTACATGATCGCCGGCGGCCCCTTCAACGCCGGCCTTTCTTCCGGCCAGATCGTGGAGATGAAATCCGCGCGGGAGCGCGAGGCCTCGGCGGAAGCCCGGGATACCCACGAGAAGCTGCTGGCCGCCGTGGCCGGCATGCCGATCAAGGGGCCCGTCAACGCGCCCGTGACGATCGTCGAGTTCTCCGACTTCCAGTGCCCCTACTGCGCCGCCGCCGTCGATACCCTCCGCAAGGTGGTCGCCCGATACCCGAACGACGTACGCATCGTCTACGCCCAGTTCCCCCTGGAGAGCATCCACCCCTGGGCCCGCATCGCCTCGGTGGCAGCGCTATGCGCGGCCGAGCAGTCCGAAGACGCCTTCTGGACGCTTCATGACAGCTATTTTGCCGGCCAGAAGGGGCTCACCAAAGAAAACGTCCTGGAGCAAAGCCGGGCGAAGCTCACGCGCACGGGCATCGACCTGGACGCCTGGTCGACCTGCGCCGGCGACCCCACCTCGGAAGGTTACCTGCGCGCCAACACCGCCATCGATCAATCCATCGCCATCGGATCCCAGTTCGGCGTCGGCTCCACGCCTTCGTTTTTCGTGAATGGATACGCCATCAATGGCGCCAAAAGCAGCGCCCTCTTTATGGAGCTGATCGAGCGCGCAAAAAAAGAAGCGTCCGAATAA